The following is a genomic window from Opitutus sp. GAS368.
AGAGTAGAGAGTAGAGAATAGAGAAGAACATGTGTGTAGGAACGGCGCCGGCACGAGCCGGCGCCGTTTCATTCCCAACCGGGACAATCCCGGTCCCGGGCCGGCCCGACGACCCGGATCAGTCCAACAACCCAACAGGAGCATGAACATGACCATGAAGCACCCGATCCGCGCGGCCGTGATTTCCGCCGTGCTGCTCACCGCCACGGCGTCCGGCATGGCGCAACTCGGCCTGGCCGTCACGGCCGGCGCCCGCCAGCCGGTCTCATCCTCGCTGATCGTGGCCTCCGCCACCGAGGCCATCCGCACCTGCGCCTATGAGGCACGCAACCAGATGGTCTTCGACCTCGAGGCGAGGCTCAAGGCCACGAACGAGGCCATGGGCGGCCTGTCCGGCGGGGTCCGGTCCCTGCCGCAGGCGCAGCAGGAGCATTTCGAGAGCACGATCCAGGAGATGAAAAGCCAGGAGCGCGCGTTGCGGCTCGGCATGCAGGCGGCCGGGCAGGCGACCGAGAAAACGTGGCCGCAGGTGCGGGCGGCGCTGGCCTTCAGCTATATCGATTACATCAGCGTGGTGACGCGGGCGGAGGGCATAGTCACCGGGCGGGACGGCTGAGCCGCCCGCCCCCCGCTACAGCGCTACAGCAGTTTAAGTTTAAATACCAATCGCCTCAAGCTACTACACTCTACACCAAGGTCGCCAAGACCGCGAAGCAGATCCTGCGTTGGGAAATATCTCTGCGTTCTTTGCGGCCTTCGTGTAAAAGCTTTGGGTGTTTGGTATAAGTAATAGCATGGCCGCAAAAAAAAGCAGGGCGGAGCGGCCCGCTCCGCCCTGCGTGGGTCAACCCGGTCTCGGCGCACCAGCCTTCGCCAAGGCTACGGCCGGCGGGCCGGGCCGGCGACGAGGGCGCAGCCTCGGCGGTGCGCCCTGCCACAGGAACTGCGATGGCTGCACTTCAGCTTGATCCGCTCTAGGCGGGCCCGAGCGCCGGCTTGGACTCGATGAGCCCCTTCGCGATGGCGTAGCGGGTGAGGCCGGCGATGTCGTGGATGTTCAGCCGGTTCATCACCTGCTGGCGGTGCTTCTCGACCGTCTTGATGCTGATGCACAGCTCGGCGGCGATCTGCTTGTTCGTCTTGCCCTCGGCGATGAGCTGCAGGACCTCGCACTCGCGCGAAGTGAGCGATTCGCCGGCTTTGCGGATCGGCTGGCCGCTCATGAAGGCCTGGCGGTAATGGTCGAGCATGCGCCGGGAGATGGCCGGGCTGAAGTAGGCGTTGCCCTGCTTCGCCTCCCGGATGGCCTTGAGCAGGTCGGTGGCGGCGGTCTGCTTGAGCAGGTAACCGATGGCCCCGGCGTCGGTCAGCTGCTCGACATATTCGTCGTCGCTGTAGGAGGAGAGCATGATGACCCGGGTGGAGGGCACCTCGCGGGTGATCTGGCGCGTGGCCTCCAGGCCGTTGAGCAGCGGCATGGCGATGTCCATGACGACGACATCGGGCAGGAATTTCTGGACCAGCTGCACGGCCTGCCGGCCGTTGTCCGCCTCGCCGACGACCTCCATGTCGGGTTCGGCGGCCAGCAGGGCGCGCAGGCCCTGACGCAAGACGGTGTGATCATCGGCGAGCAATACGGTGGTTTTTTGCATGGGAGTGGCTGGGTTGAAGGTTGACCGGGTCACCGGGATTGGACCGGCGCGAAGGGGATTATGATCCGGAGGGCGGTGCCCTGGCCGGGGGTGGATTCCACGGCAAACTCGCCATTGACGAGCCGCACGCGCTCGGCGATCCCGAGCAGGCCCAGCCGGTTGGTGGCGGCGTCGGGGGCGAACCCCCGGCCGTCGTCCCGGACCTCCAGCTGCACCCGTTGCGGCAGCTCGGTGAGGGTCACCGTCACCTGCCGGGCCTGGGCGTGCTTGGCGGTGTTGTTCAGGCCCTCCTGCACCACGCGGTAGACCAAGGTCTTGCGCTCCGCATCCAGCCGCGCGACGCCTTCGGCCCCTTCCGCGGCAAGGCGGACGGCGATGCCGGTGCGCTCGGTGAAGCTCTTAAGGTAGGATCGCAGGGCAGGCAGCAGGCCAAGGTCATCGAGCATGGCCGGGCGCAGCTCGCGGGAAAACCGGTGCACGGTCTCCATGGTCTGCTCGAGGAGCTGTCGCGTGTCGGCGATGCGCTGGGTGACTTCCGGCGGGGCCTCGGCCAGCGACTTTTGCATGACCGCCAGGTTGACGTTGATGGCGGTGAGCGCTTGCCCGACCTCATCGTGCAGGTCGCGGCTGATGCGTGTGCGCTCCTGCTCCTGGACTTCGAGGATGCGGTCGGAGAGCCGCCGGAGGTTCTCCTGCATCTGGTAGGCCTGGTGGAAGAGCTCCCGGTAATGCTCCTCGCTGTGCAGGACCGCCTCCTCGGTGCGCTTGCGCTCCGTGATGTCGCGCCCGGTGGCGACGATGAGATGCTGGCTGGGCAGGGTGGTGGCGTTCCACAGGGTCCACTTGATGGAGCCGTCCTTGCAGGGGCAGCGCATCTCGAAGGCGGTGATATCCTGCCCCTGCTGCAGGCGGATCAGCTCCTGCATGACCCCGGCGCGGTCGTCGGGGTGCACGAATTCCAGGTAGGGGCGGCTGAGCAATTCCTCGGTGGCGAAGCCGAGAGTCCGCTCCCAGGCCGGGTTCACGCGCTTGAGGTAGCCGTCGTAGCCGGCGAGGCAGTGCATGTCGAGCGAGCGGTTGAAGAACCGGTCGAGCTGCTCCTCGGCGTGCTTGCGCTCGGTGATATCGCGGCCGATGCCGAAGAATCCGATGATGACGCCATCCTTGCGCTGCGGGGCGATGGTGAATTCCCCCATAGCGTAGTCGCCCCCGGCCTTGCGCATGCGATACTCGCGCCGCCGGGGTTCGGCGGTTCCTTGCATGATCGCATGAAATCGCTCCAAGGCCACCGGCCGGTCCTCCGGGTGCAACAGCGGGGCAAAGGGCTGGCCGAGCCAGTCGGCGCGGGGCCAGCCGGTGAGCGCCTCGAACGCCGGATTGAGCGCTGCGATGCGGCCGTCGGTCGTCAGCATGAAGATGACATCGTTGGCCGACTCGATGAGGACGCGATACCGGTCCTGCGATGCCCGCAGCTCGGTGGCGGCCCGCTGCTGCTCGGTCATGTCCCGCGTGAGGACGATGGCGTGGGGCCGGCCATCGTCGCTGCGGTAGGGGTAGAGGCTGACCTCGAAGTCGCGCAGCCCGGTGCGCGGAAACTCGAAGCGCCCCTGGTAGTGGACCTCCTCGCCCGCGAGGCATTTTTCCAGCTGGGGCCGGAGATGGGTCCGGTAGACTTCCGCGCCCCAGAGTTCGGCCACCGTGTGTCCGATGATCCGCTCGCGGGGCCGACCGTGGGCCTGGCAGTAGGCGTCGTTGACCGCCAGGTAGGCATGGTCGGAATCAATCAGCGTGAAATAGTCGGTCGGGAGGTTCACGATCGTCTCGAAGCGTTGCCGCAGTTCGACCAGGTGGGCATACTCGTCGGGGACGGGCGGGGCTCCGACGTTATCCGGGGGCGCGAGCTTGGTGACACTAGGCGGCATGGTTCGTTTCATTGATCCGGGCGACCAGGACGAGGGCGTCGTCGGTGCCCTTGTAGTATTTTTGCAGGATATGGTCGGCGATCCGCTGCGGCGGGCCCTTGACCGGCACGTCGTGCTCGTAGTCCGGGCGGATGCCGTCGCTGACCATGATCAGCACGTCGCCCGGGTTGACCGGAATGACGTTGGCGTAAAGCACGGGCAGCTGGGAGCCCACCGTGCCGCCGCGCAGCAGGGCGCTCTCGGGCGTGGTGAAGCCGGCCTCCACCCGGAAAAGCCGGGCCTCCACGTTGCCGACGCCGCACCACGTGATGGTGCGATCGTCGAGGTCGAGGGCGACCAGGGTCATCACCACCCCGCGCGTCAGGGCGAGGGCGGCGTGGCAGCGCTTGGTGAGGGCGTGGACGGAGTCGCCCGGTTGCTGAAGGAGGGCATCCACCGCAATGGCCGCCGCCCGCCCGGCCTCGGGCCCGTGGCCGATCCCGTCGACCACGGCCAGCAGCACGCCGCGCCCGTGCGGCTGCACCAGGTGCCGGTCGCCGGAGACGGTCTGCCCGGGCGTGGCTTTCTGCGCCACCGCCCAGTCAACCGGGTGGGTTAAGCTTGTTGGTTTCATTCTTGAGCCATTTGCGCATGACCACCTTCGTGCCTTCGCCGACCTTGGACGTGATCTCAAAGTCATCCATGAGCCACTTCGCGCCCGGCAGGCCGACCCCGAGGCCGCGGCGGGTGGAGTAGCCGTATTGCATGGCGACGCCGATGTCGGGGATGCCCGGGCCCTGGTCCTGGGCGATGACCTGCAGGCCGCGGTGGTTGCCATGCTGCACCTGGGAAAACAGGACTTCGCCGCGTTTGGCGTGATCGAGGATGTTGCGCGCTATCTCGGAGATGGCCGCGGCCACGAGGGTGACCTCCGCGCCCGAGAAGCCCAGGCTCAGCGCCAGCTCGCGCCCCTGCTGGCGGGCGGTGACGATGTCGATCGTCGACCGCACCTCCACCCGGGCTTCATTATTTGGCGGGTTTGGCATGTTGCTTGGCCTTCTCATTCAGGAACGCCAGCCCCTCCTCGAGGTCGAGGGCCGTGCCAACCCCCTCGAGGGTCAGGCCCAGCTGCACCATGGCAAAAGCAACTTCGGGCTGGATGCCCACGATCACCGTCTCGGCGCCGCGCAGCTGCAGCATGTGCGCCATGGCGCGCAACGTGCGCGTGGCGAACGAGTCGATCACGTCGAGCACGGTCACGTCGATGATGACGCCGCGCGCGCGGTATTGGCCGACGCGGTCGGCGAGGTCGTCGCGCAGCTGCAGCATGTCGGCGTCGGAGAGCACCGACTGGATGCTGGCGATCAGGTAGCTGCCCTGTTTGAGAATCGGGACTTGCATGGCCCGAGCGGGTTACTTGTCGTCTTCGATTTCCCCGGCGACGGCGTCGACGGTCTTGACCTTGTAGCCGAGCATCTTCTCGGCGAGCTCGATGCCGCCCTGCAGATCGCCGACGGCGTTCATCTTGCTCAGGTCCACGCCGATGGTCACGAGGGTCTGCGCGATTTCGGAGGAAAGGCCGGTGATGATGACGCCGGCGCCCATGAGACGGGAGGCTTCCACCGTTTGCACCAAGTGGTTGGCCACGGTGGAGTCGATCGTCGGCACGCCGGTGATGTCGACGACGACGACCTTGGCGCGGTTGTTGCGGATGCCGCGGAGCAGCTGCTCGGTGAGCTGCCGGGCGCGCTGGGAGTCGATGACGCCGACCATCGGGAGAATGAGCAGCCGCTCGCGCACCTGGAGCACGGGGGTGGAGAGCTCGCGGATGGCCTCCTGTTGCTGGCGGATGATGCGCACGTTCTCCTGCACGAAGGAGACGGCCACGGTGTTCGCGATGCGGTTGGCGGCCGGTTCGTAGGCGTCCAGCACGCGGTTGAGCAGGTCGAAGTCGTGCTGGTATTTCTTGAACAGTGAGCGGGCGAGCACGTCGCGCAGCAGCAGCACGATGCCGATGACCTCGTCCGTCTCGACGCCGCGGGGGATGATGCGCTCGGACAGGTTGCGGGCGTAGGCCTGGAGGGCGTCGACACTGCCGGTTTCCAGCACCTCGACGTAGTTGTCATACACGGAGGTGACCTCGGAGAAGATTTCCTCCTTGCTCATCGCCGAGAGCAGCTTGGCGTCGAGAATGTTGCGGGCCCAGACCTCGCGCAGCTGGGTGCGGTTTTCGCGCAGGTGCGAGACGAGTTCGCGCAGCAGGGGGTCGCTGTAGTTGACGGTCGGCTGCAGCTTGACCTGCGGCACGGTGCTGGTGTCGGCGGGGGCGGCAGGCATGTGCTTGGTTATTTCAGCACGGCGCTGCGACTTGGGCCGGTTGGCGAGGGGGTCCGGGTTGCCCTTCATGTGGGTGGTTCCTGTTAGTCCTGGTTGAGGAGCTTATGAGATTTGCCTGAGCAGACCCGCTCCGACTTGGGCCGGCCGAGCCTATAAAGCCAGAGTAGTCGGTGTTTGCCCAGTAGGTGGATACCCCATCCGGGGCGGGCAAAAGACCCAGAGTCCGGCCCCGGGCCGGCCCCTCTTGGCCCGGGCGTAAAAAGGCATCCGGTATCGGCTCAAGGAGAAGTCGGGACATACTCCATCGCGGCATTCCCCCAAGTGGGCTTAAGTGGGCTAAATGAGAAAACATCGCTTCCAATACCGCTTCCGACCCCGGGGGCTTTGCGGTCTGTTTTTGTCCGGGTTTGTCTTGCTGGTGTCGGGGCTGATGGGCCCGCCTACGGGCCTCCGGCTGGGGGCACAATCCGTCTCACCCGGCCAGTTGCTGCTGGCGCCGCCCGGTGCGGGGGATCATGCGCTGCGCATCCTGACCCCCAATGTGCTCGAACTGGAACTGGACCAGGTCAAGGCCCCCGATCCCGCGACGCTGGCGCTGTGGAATTTCGCCGGCCCCGGGTCGCAGATGGTGGCGTTGGGCCTGCCCCAACTCGCCGTGACCGTGAATGGCAGCCCGGTCGCCGTGCAGGCGCTGGGCTTCAAGCGCCGGGTGGCCTATGCGCCGCTGGTCCGGCGGGACCTGCGGGTGGCCAGCTACCTGTATGTGCAGATCGCGGGCGGCATCGCGGACAACCAGAGCGTGGCGGTGAGCAATCCGGACGGCCAGCTCTGGTCGCCGACGATCACCTTCACGGCCCCGGCGGATCCGCTCCGGTTCAATCCGGCCATCCATGTGAACGAGGAAGGCTATCTGCCCTCGTTCCCGAAGCGGGTGATGGTCGGCTATTACCTCGGCAGCCTCGGCGAAATGCCGGTCCCGACGGGCGGCGGGTTCTCCGTGGTGGACGCGAACAGCGGGCAGGGCGTCTTCTCCGGCACGCTCCGGCAGCGTTCCGACGTGGGCTATCTTTACAGCCCGGTGCCCTACCAGGTGGTCTATGAGGCGGATTTCAGCGCGTTCACCACGCCCGGCACCTACCGGCTGGTCGTGCCCGGCATGGGGGCTTCGCTGCCGTTCCGCCTCGACGACGGCATTGCCATGAATTTCGCGCGGGCGTATGCCCTCGGCCTCTACCACCAGCGCTGCGGGACGGACAATTCGCTGCCGTTCACGCGCTTCACGCACGCCGCGTGCCACACGGCGCCCGCCAGCGTGCCTTCGCCCGCGGCGAATTTCCCCTTCACCTGGACTACGGTCGCCTCCTACGCCAACACGATCAACACGAACAACCCGGCCCAGGTCGCGCCGCGCCTCACCGGCGAATCCGCGCAGCTGTATCCGTTCGTCAACCAGGGGGCGATCGACGTCTCCGGGGGCCACCATGACGCCGGCGACTACAGCAAATACACGACCAACAGCGCCGCGCTGATCCATATCCTGGTCTTCGCGGTGGATTCGCTCCCGGGCGTCGCCGCCCTCGACAACCTCGGCCTGCCCGAGAGCGGCGACGGCGTGCCCGATCTCCTGCAGGAAGCCAAATGGGAGGCGGATTTCCTGGCCAAGATGCAGGATGCCGACGGCGGCTTCTACTTCCTCGTCTACCCGAAGAACCGCGAATACGAGAGCGACGTGCTGCCCGACCAGGGCGACTCGCAGGTGGTCTGGCCGAAGAACACCGCGGCCACCGCCGCCGCCGTGGCCGCGCTGGCGCAGGCCGCCTCCTCGCCCCGGCTCAAACAGGCCTACCCGGCCGCCGCCGCGAACTACCTCGCGAAGGCGAAGCTCGGCTGGCAGTTCCTCGCCAGCGCCATTGCCAAATACGGCAAGGCCGGCGCCTACCAGAAGATCACGCACTACGGCGACCTCTTCACCCACGACGACGAACTGGCCTGGGCCGCGACGGAGATGTTCCTCGCCACCGGCGACGAAACCTATCACCAGACGCTGAAGTCGTGGTTCGATCCCGCCGACCCCGCCACCTGGCGCTGGGGCTGGCAGCACATGAGCGAAAGCTATGGCAACGCGATCCGCAGCTACGCCTTCGCCGTGCGCAGCGGCCGGCTGACCGCCGACCGGCTGGACGCCACGTTCCTGCAGAAATGCCAGCAGCAGATCGAGAGCGCCGGTCGCGACGCGCTCAAATGGTCGGGCCAGAGCGCCTACGGCACCAGCTTCCCCGAGGAGACCAAGCATGTGCTGGGCGGCGGCTGGTATTTCTCGCTCGACCAGGCCTTCGATCTCATCGTGGCGGACCAGCTCGATTATCCCTCCGGCAGCGATCCGCGGCCCCAGTTCATCGACGCGTTCCTGGCCAACCTGAACTACGAGGGCGGCACCAATCCCGTTAACATCTCCTATGTCACCGGCCTCGGGCTCAAGCGGCAGCGCGAGATCGTGCACCAATATGCACAGAACGACCGGCGCGTGCTGCCGCCCTCCGGCCTGCCGCTGGGCAACATCCAGACCGGCCTGCCGTATCTGAGTCTTTACGGGTCGGAACTGGGCGCGCTTTCCTTTCCGACCGACGGCGGGTCCGTGGCGCCGTATCCCTATTACGACCGCTGGTCGGACACCTACAATGTCTCGACGGAATTCGTCGTCGTGAACCAGGCCCGGGCGCTCGCCGGCCTGGCCTTCCTGGCGGCGCAGACCTCGCTGAGCAGCCAGGCCTGGCGTTCCGCCACGGCCCAGATCTCCGGGCTGCCGGCCAGCACGCCGGTCGGCTCGTCGGTCACCGCCCAATTCCAAGCCCCGGCCGGTTTCGATCCGTCCGCGGCCAAGGTGGTCTGGGAGGCGCAGGACCAGCAGCCGGCCTCGGGCAATTCCTTCACCTTCACGCCGGTCTCCAATGGCAGCCAGTGGGTGGAGGCCGAGGCCTCCTGGCCGGATGGCCGGCGCGTCTTCGTCGCGCAAAATTTCAACGCGGCCAACGGCCTGCCCAACATCACCGTCACCGCCCCGGTGACGCTGGCCACCGTGGCCGATTCCGGCCAGGGAACCTTTGTGTTTCGCCGCACGGGCGATGTTTCCGCCGCGCTGACCGTGAACTTTGACCTGCTCGGCACCGCGACCAAGTGGAACGACTACCGCCGGCCCCAGGGCGATATGCCCGTCAACGTGACCTTCCCCGCGGGCGCCGACACGGTCTCCCTGGTGATCGTGCCCGTGGCGGCGAGCCTGGCCGGCCAGACCAAGGTCGTGACACTCGCACTGAAGTCGACCTCCGCTTACAACGCCAATACACCCGCTTCGGCCAGCATCACGCTCGTGGGCGAGGGCAGTTCGGCTCCACCGCCGACAACCAGCCCGCCGCCGCCGACAACGAATCCGCCGCCGACAACGAATCCGCCCCCGACGACCAATCCTCCTCCTCCGACCACTCCACCACCGCCCACGGATAATCCGCCGCCGACAACCAGCCCGCCGCCGCCGCAGACCACACCACCGCCGACGACCACACCGCCGCCGACGATGAATCCGCCGCCCGTGTCCAATCCTACTCCGGCCGCTCCGGCCGGCGGCGGGGGTGCCATCGAGAACTGGTTTGTCGCCGCCTTGCTCGGCCTGTGGCTGTTGCGCCTGCGATGCCGCGGGCGGGCGTGACCGGGGGCAGGGCAAAAAAAGTGCGAATCCGCGCCGGGGTTGGAACGCTACTTCGCGCCCGTTTCGTGTCCGGCAACCGGGGTAACGGGTGGGTGTGAGGGACAGGCTTTGTGGGTCTTTACCCACTGGGGAGCAAGGGCTCAGGAGTGTAACCTGATTGTCACTCGCTCAGCCGCGAACTTCTCCGTGATGAAACTGCTCTTCGTGCATGACCGCCTCGGTGCGCAAGCCGGCGCCGAATCCAACCTCCGGCACACCGCCGCCGAATTGCAGCGGCGGGGGCACATGGTGGCACTGGCGCATGGCCCTGGCACGGGGCAGGGCGAGGCGGATTGGCGGCTGCTTTTTGCGGAGCGCTACGATCTGAGCGCGGGTGATCCGGTCGGGACCATCGGGACCGCCCTGGAAATGTTCCGCCCCGACCTGGTCTACCTGCACAATCCTCCCGGCCTGGCGGTGGTCGAGGCGCTCGCGGAGGTGGCGCTGCCGGTGGTGCGCATGGTGCACGATCACCAGCTTTTCTGTCTGCGCGGCTGCAAATACCCCGCGTGGAGCCGGCGGCCCTGCGCCCGGGCGCTGTCACCGTTCTGCGTGTTTCCCTGCGGCGGCTTCGTGCGCCGGGCCGCCTCGGGCGACCGGTCGCTCGAATGGGCCAGCTACGCCGCGAAAAAACGCGAGCTGGAACTGCACCGCGAATTTTACCGGCTGGTCGTGGCCAGCGAGTACATGCGCGCCGAGCTGCGGCGCAACGGCTTCGCCCCGGAACAGATCGAGATCCATGCTCCGGTGCCGCCGCCGGCGGTGGCGGCCGCCCCGCTGCCCGTCTTCGGCCCGCGCAACCTGATCGTCTATGCCGGCCAGATCGCGCGGGGCAAGGGCGTCGACGTCCTGCTCGAGTCCCTGGCCATGGTGCGCTGGCCGTTCGAGTGCGTCATCCTCGGTGACGGCCATCACCGGGCGCATTGCGAGGAGCTGAGCCGGCGGCTGGGGCTCGCGGACCGCGTCCGTTTCCTCGGCTACGTGCCGCAGGCGGAACTCGCGCACTACTACCGCGAGGCGA
Proteins encoded in this region:
- a CDS encoding STAS domain-containing protein — protein: MKGNPDPLANRPKSQRRAEITKHMPAAPADTSTVPQVKLQPTVNYSDPLLRELVSHLRENRTQLREVWARNILDAKLLSAMSKEEIFSEVTSVYDNYVEVLETGSVDALQAYARNLSERIIPRGVETDEVIGIVLLLRDVLARSLFKKYQHDFDLLNRVLDAYEPAANRIANTVAVSFVQENVRIIRQQQEAIRELSTPVLQVRERLLILPMVGVIDSQRARQLTEQLLRGIRNNRAKVVVVDITGVPTIDSTVANHLVQTVEASRLMGAGVIITGLSSEIAQTLVTIGVDLSKMNAVGDLQGGIELAEKMLGYKVKTVDAVAGEIEDDK
- a CDS encoding PAS domain-containing sensor histidine kinase: MPPSVTKLAPPDNVGAPPVPDEYAHLVELRQRFETIVNLPTDYFTLIDSDHAYLAVNDAYCQAHGRPRERIIGHTVAELWGAEVYRTHLRPQLEKCLAGEEVHYQGRFEFPRTGLRDFEVSLYPYRSDDGRPHAIVLTRDMTEQQRAATELRASQDRYRVLIESANDVIFMLTTDGRIAALNPAFEALTGWPRADWLGQPFAPLLHPEDRPVALERFHAIMQGTAEPRRREYRMRKAGGDYAMGEFTIAPQRKDGVIIGFFGIGRDITERKHAEEQLDRFFNRSLDMHCLAGYDGYLKRVNPAWERTLGFATEELLSRPYLEFVHPDDRAGVMQELIRLQQGQDITAFEMRCPCKDGSIKWTLWNATTLPSQHLIVATGRDITERKRTEEAVLHSEEHYRELFHQAYQMQENLRRLSDRILEVQEQERTRISRDLHDEVGQALTAINVNLAVMQKSLAEAPPEVTQRIADTRQLLEQTMETVHRFSRELRPAMLDDLGLLPALRSYLKSFTERTGIAVRLAAEGAEGVARLDAERKTLVYRVVQEGLNNTAKHAQARQVTVTLTELPQRVQLEVRDDGRGFAPDAATNRLGLLGIAERVRLVNGEFAVESTPGQGTALRIIIPFAPVQSR
- a CDS encoding response regulator transcription factor translates to MQKTTVLLADDHTVLRQGLRALLAAEPDMEVVGEADNGRQAVQLVQKFLPDVVVMDIAMPLLNGLEATRQITREVPSTRVIMLSSYSDDEYVEQLTDAGAIGYLLKQTAATDLLKAIREAKQGNAYFSPAISRRMLDHYRQAFMSGQPIRKAGESLTSRECEVLQLIAEGKTNKQIAAELCISIKTVEKHRQQVMNRLNIHDIAGLTRYAIAKGLIESKPALGPA
- a CDS encoding glycosyltransferase family 4 protein translates to MKLLFVHDRLGAQAGAESNLRHTAAELQRRGHMVALAHGPGTGQGEADWRLLFAERYDLSAGDPVGTIGTALEMFRPDLVYLHNPPGLAVVEALAEVALPVVRMVHDHQLFCLRGCKYPAWSRRPCARALSPFCVFPCGGFVRRAASGDRSLEWASYAAKKRELELHREFYRLVVASEYMRAELRRNGFAPEQIEIHAPVPPPAVAAAPLPVFGPRNLIVYAGQIARGKGVDVLLESLAMVRWPFECVILGDGHHRAHCEELSRRLGLADRVRFLGYVPQAELAHYYREATLALVSSVWPEPFGAAGLEAMRCGLPVVAFDVGGISEWLLDGVNGLLVPWMNRTGFALGVEMLLADKALARRLGARGRVLAGERFDFDRYVSGLEALFARATAPDSEVLA
- a CDS encoding glycoside hydrolase family 9 protein codes for the protein MGPPTGLRLGAQSVSPGQLLLAPPGAGDHALRILTPNVLELELDQVKAPDPATLALWNFAGPGSQMVALGLPQLAVTVNGSPVAVQALGFKRRVAYAPLVRRDLRVASYLYVQIAGGIADNQSVAVSNPDGQLWSPTITFTAPADPLRFNPAIHVNEEGYLPSFPKRVMVGYYLGSLGEMPVPTGGGFSVVDANSGQGVFSGTLRQRSDVGYLYSPVPYQVVYEADFSAFTTPGTYRLVVPGMGASLPFRLDDGIAMNFARAYALGLYHQRCGTDNSLPFTRFTHAACHTAPASVPSPAANFPFTWTTVASYANTINTNNPAQVAPRLTGESAQLYPFVNQGAIDVSGGHHDAGDYSKYTTNSAALIHILVFAVDSLPGVAALDNLGLPESGDGVPDLLQEAKWEADFLAKMQDADGGFYFLVYPKNREYESDVLPDQGDSQVVWPKNTAATAAAVAALAQAASSPRLKQAYPAAAANYLAKAKLGWQFLASAIAKYGKAGAYQKITHYGDLFTHDDELAWAATEMFLATGDETYHQTLKSWFDPADPATWRWGWQHMSESYGNAIRSYAFAVRSGRLTADRLDATFLQKCQQQIESAGRDALKWSGQSAYGTSFPEETKHVLGGGWYFSLDQAFDLIVADQLDYPSGSDPRPQFIDAFLANLNYEGGTNPVNISYVTGLGLKRQREIVHQYAQNDRRVLPPSGLPLGNIQTGLPYLSLYGSELGALSFPTDGGSVAPYPYYDRWSDTYNVSTEFVVVNQARALAGLAFLAAQTSLSSQAWRSATAQISGLPASTPVGSSVTAQFQAPAGFDPSAAKVVWEAQDQQPASGNSFTFTPVSNGSQWVEAEASWPDGRRVFVAQNFNAANGLPNITVTAPVTLATVADSGQGTFVFRRTGDVSAALTVNFDLLGTATKWNDYRRPQGDMPVNVTFPAGADTVSLVIVPVAASLAGQTKVVTLALKSTSAYNANTPASASITLVGEGSSAPPPTTSPPPPTTNPPPTTNPPPTTNPPPPTTPPPPTDNPPPTTSPPPPQTTPPPTTTPPPTMNPPPVSNPTPAAPAGGGGAIENWFVAALLGLWLLRLRCRGRA
- a CDS encoding STAS domain-containing protein, which encodes MQVPILKQGSYLIASIQSVLSDADMLQLRDDLADRVGQYRARGVIIDVTVLDVIDSFATRTLRAMAHMLQLRGAETVIVGIQPEVAFAMVQLGLTLEGVGTALDLEEGLAFLNEKAKQHAKPAK
- a CDS encoding SpoIIE family protein phosphatase, with protein sequence MAQKATPGQTVSGDRHLVQPHGRGVLLAVVDGIGHGPEAGRAAAIAVDALLQQPGDSVHALTKRCHAALALTRGVVMTLVALDLDDRTITWCGVGNVEARLFRVEAGFTTPESALLRGGTVGSQLPVLYANVIPVNPGDVLIMVSDGIRPDYEHDVPVKGPPQRIADHILQKYYKGTDDALVLVARINETNHAA
- a CDS encoding anti-sigma regulatory factor → MPNPPNNEARVEVRSTIDIVTARQQGRELALSLGFSGAEVTLVAAAISEIARNILDHAKRGEVLFSQVQHGNHRGLQVIAQDQGPGIPDIGVAMQYGYSTRRGLGVGLPGAKWLMDDFEITSKVGEGTKVVMRKWLKNETNKLNPPG